One Candidatus Devosia phytovorans genomic window carries:
- a CDS encoding ROK family protein, which translates to MARNVSDSDSVRRQNRGLVLGALRMQGPMSRTALATTTGLSHASITAITHDLVNQQIIADLRVEQADTRSRGRPATIVGFNRNAGSAALFEVDVNRARLSLVDYGGVLVDRIETPLTPTSFAETPPARFLEDRLRQLQERNPAEAKGLRRIAISVQGILDRGGQSLKWSPIAQLIDTPLAAQLSAALDLPVSLHKRGRLLAEGARWLDPNLRDASVATVFVGSTVAMGMTFRGQILGRGDEGATEFGHMNHTPNGALCRCGMRGCVEAYASDYGVLRTAYSVPETAAPARSVPAAQYQALIAHAEAGDRAATHAFNLAGRAIGYGLSRMMAVFDPSHILIVGPGARAFTLMQKEIQAALATSLICQVNGMPELVAYGDEREPVFQGLLMKTLNEIDQNDFADRP; encoded by the coding sequence TTGGCGCGCAACGTCAGCGATAGTGACAGCGTCCGGCGACAGAACCGGGGTCTGGTGCTGGGTGCCCTGCGCATGCAGGGCCCGATGTCGCGCACCGCTTTGGCCACCACCACCGGCCTCAGCCACGCCAGCATTACGGCCATCACCCATGATCTTGTGAACCAGCAGATCATCGCCGACCTGCGGGTCGAACAGGCAGACACCCGCAGCCGCGGCCGCCCCGCCACCATCGTCGGCTTCAACCGCAATGCAGGATCGGCCGCGCTTTTCGAGGTCGACGTCAACCGCGCCCGCCTGTCGCTGGTTGACTATGGCGGCGTGCTCGTCGACCGCATCGAGACGCCCCTAACTCCGACCAGCTTCGCCGAAACGCCACCTGCCCGCTTCCTGGAAGATCGACTCCGCCAGCTGCAGGAGCGCAATCCGGCTGAAGCCAAAGGACTGCGCCGCATCGCTATTTCCGTGCAGGGCATCTTGGATCGCGGCGGCCAGAGCCTTAAATGGTCGCCCATCGCCCAGCTGATTGACACGCCTCTTGCCGCCCAGCTTTCCGCAGCACTTGATCTGCCGGTGAGCCTCCACAAGCGCGGACGCCTGCTGGCCGAGGGCGCGCGCTGGCTCGATCCCAACCTGCGCGACGCCAGCGTCGCCACCGTATTCGTCGGCTCGACCGTGGCCATGGGCATGACCTTCCGCGGCCAGATCCTGGGCCGCGGCGATGAAGGCGCCACTGAATTCGGCCATATGAACCACACACCCAATGGCGCGCTGTGCCGGTGTGGCATGCGCGGTTGCGTCGAGGCTTATGCCTCCGACTATGGCGTATTGCGCACCGCCTATTCCGTGCCGGAAACCGCCGCCCCTGCCCGCAGCGTACCGGCGGCGCAATACCAGGCGCTGATCGCCCATGCCGAAGCTGGCGACCGGGCCGCTACCCATGCCTTCAACCTCGCCGGCCGCGCCATTGGCTATGGTCTGAGTCGTATGATGGCTGTCTTTGACCCATCACACATCCTGATCGTCGGCCCCGGAGCACGCGCTTTCACACTGATGCAAAAGGAAATTCAGGCAGCGCTCGCCACAAGCCTGATCTGTCAGGTCAACGGCATGCCCGAGCTCGTGGCTTATGGCGACGAGCGCGAACCTGTGTTCCAGGGCCTGCTGATGAAAACCCTCAACGAGATCGATCAGAACGACTTCGCCGACCGCCCTTAA